In Nocardioides sp., the following proteins share a genomic window:
- the cydB gene encoding cytochrome d ubiquinol oxidase subunit II gives MELHTLWFCLVAVLWIGYFTLEGFDFGVGMLLPVLAKNEKERRVLYNTIGPVWDGNEVWVLTAGGAIFASFPFWYATLFSGFFLPLLLILLALIVRNLAFDYRGKKDDAAWRRNWDIAATVGSFVPALLWGVAFANIVGGTPIEPLNGNPAEPFFLEYTGFPVLQLLNPLGLLGGLVTVTLFATHGAMFIALKTDGEIRHRAREFAVKSGLVAAVLAVAFLVWMQVKTGSVLSGVLFVLAAVALLAGIYMAKSGREGVAFSATFATIAFAVAGLFAALFPDVMPSSIDPAYSLTVANASATDNTLKVMTVVALIFTPLVLLYQGWTYWVFRKRISVHHIPDPVEHKGATSVN, from the coding sequence ATGGAACTCCACACTCTGTGGTTCTGCCTGGTAGCGGTCTTGTGGATCGGCTACTTCACCTTGGAGGGCTTCGACTTCGGTGTCGGCATGCTCCTGCCCGTTCTGGCCAAGAACGAGAAGGAACGGCGAGTTCTCTACAACACCATCGGCCCGGTCTGGGACGGCAACGAGGTCTGGGTCCTGACGGCTGGCGGCGCGATCTTCGCGTCCTTCCCGTTCTGGTACGCCACCCTCTTCAGCGGCTTCTTCTTGCCACTGCTGCTGATCCTGCTCGCGTTGATCGTGCGCAACCTGGCGTTCGACTATCGCGGCAAGAAGGACGACGCCGCTTGGCGCCGCAACTGGGATATCGCCGCCACCGTGGGCAGCTTCGTCCCGGCGCTGCTGTGGGGCGTGGCCTTCGCCAACATCGTCGGCGGTACGCCGATCGAGCCGCTCAACGGCAACCCGGCCGAGCCCTTCTTCCTGGAATACACCGGCTTCCCGGTCCTGCAGTTGCTCAATCCGCTCGGCCTGCTCGGCGGTCTGGTGACGGTGACCTTGTTTGCCACTCACGGCGCGATGTTCATCGCGCTCAAGACCGACGGGGAGATCCGGCACCGGGCCCGCGAGTTCGCGGTGAAGTCCGGTCTCGTCGCCGCTGTCCTCGCCGTCGCGTTCCTGGTGTGGATGCAGGTCAAGACCGGCTCGGTGCTCTCCGGCGTGCTGTTCGTGCTCGCGGCGGTCGCTTTGCTGGCCGGGATCTACATGGCCAAGTCCGGCCGTGAGGGTGTCGCGTTCTCCGCGACCTTCGCCACCATCGCGTTCGCGGTGGCGGGCCTGTTCGCGGCACTGTTCCCGGACGTGATGCCCTCGAGCATCGACCCGGCGTACTCCCTGACCGTGGCCAACGCCTCGGCCACCGACAACACCCTCAAGGTGATGACGGTCGTGGCGTTGATCTTCACTCCGCTCGTGCTGCTCTACCAGGGCTGGACGTACTGGGTCTTCCGCAAGCGGATCTCGGTTCACCACATCCCGGACCCGGTCGAGCACAAGGGCGCCACTAGCGTGAACTGA